One genomic window of Geoanaerobacter pelophilus includes the following:
- a CDS encoding cytochrome C — translation MKGLRKNLILLVMALVCAFATTAVAASGEGKLKVKIPKAPELYKADLQPLTVSQCGQCHPGYFKDIKQDGAKHTFDCQQCHAVFHAYNPKKANYDSLMPKCATCHNEPHGAKITDCANCHSNPHTPKKMVANARLAGACGQCHTGPQEQLTKNLSKHSKVACSKCHTSHGYIPACSMCHKPHHAGQEFSTCLKCHPVHNPKLITYPKDSPAVTCGSCHKKVYEKWQKTPSKHAKVNCATCHHTKHKYVPKCTECHAAPHNKAFLSRFPKCLDCHLDVHDLPAAGKK, via the coding sequence ATGAAAGGGTTACGCAAAAATCTCATTCTGTTGGTCATGGCGCTGGTCTGCGCCTTTGCCACGACGGCTGTTGCCGCGTCAGGCGAAGGTAAACTGAAGGTCAAGATCCCCAAGGCCCCCGAGCTGTACAAGGCCGACCTGCAGCCGCTTACCGTCAGCCAGTGCGGCCAGTGCCATCCCGGCTATTTCAAGGATATCAAGCAGGACGGCGCCAAGCACACCTTTGACTGCCAGCAGTGCCATGCCGTGTTCCATGCCTATAACCCGAAGAAGGCCAATTATGACAGCCTGATGCCCAAGTGCGCCACCTGCCACAACGAGCCGCACGGAGCGAAGATCACCGATTGCGCCAACTGCCATTCCAATCCCCATACTCCCAAGAAGATGGTTGCCAATGCCCGCCTTGCCGGCGCTTGCGGTCAGTGCCATACCGGACCGCAGGAGCAGCTGACCAAGAACCTGAGCAAGCATAGCAAGGTTGCCTGCAGCAAGTGCCACACCTCGCACGGCTACATCCCGGCCTGTTCCATGTGCCACAAACCGCACCACGCTGGCCAGGAGTTCTCGACCTGCCTCAAGTGCCACCCGGTTCATAACCCGAAACTGATCACCTATCCCAAGGATTCACCGGCAGTGACCTGCGGTTCGTGCCACAAGAAGGTTTATGAAAAGTGGCAGAAGACCCCGAGCAAGCATGCCAAGGTCAACTGCGCCACCTGCCATCACACCAAGCACAAGTATGTGCCCAAGTGTACCGAGTGCCACGCTGCGCCGCACAACAAGGCATTCCTGTCGCGGTTCCCGAAATGCCTCGACTGTCACCTGGATGTTCATGACCTGCCGGCAGCTGGCAAAAAATAG
- a CDS encoding MATE family efflux transporter gives MDQASKKQHDLLTEPIPKLLIRLAFPVGVGFFFNTMFNVVDTFYAGLISTQAQAAISLSFPLFFLMIAVGSGISTASTSLVGHALGAGNREEAELYAAQTFAFALLHGILLSIVGLATAPKIVAMLGAKGEYLEFALSYIGAIYSGAAFFILNQAQNGILSSSGDTKSFRNFLITAFLLNLIYDPWFIYGGLGLPPLGISGIAWATVCIQAVGSLYLFRKVHATGLISWRTRRLALPSFIAFRHLAALGFPASLTMLTVAIGVFVITWFVGRYGSEAVAAYGIATRIEQVLLLPVMGLNVATLALISQNSGALRFDRVKETVKCALSRGLMLVSLGSAAVFAGAGALMALFSKDPMVTGTGAVYLRFAAFVFPAYVVLYINSFALQGIRRPQISLALGVYRQFIAPLPIFWLLSNHLGWGLKGVWSGIVLINWSAALISLVVIRKVFKGLGKV, from the coding sequence ATGGATCAGGCAAGCAAAAAGCAGCACGACCTCCTGACCGAGCCGATACCGAAGCTGCTGATTCGGCTTGCCTTTCCAGTGGGGGTCGGATTCTTCTTCAACACCATGTTCAACGTGGTGGACACCTTTTATGCCGGTCTCATCTCCACCCAGGCCCAGGCCGCCATTTCCCTGTCGTTCCCGCTGTTTTTCCTGATGATTGCCGTGGGGAGCGGCATCTCCACGGCCTCAACCTCGCTGGTCGGCCACGCGCTGGGAGCCGGCAACAGGGAAGAAGCCGAGTTGTACGCGGCCCAGACCTTCGCCTTCGCTCTTCTGCACGGCATCCTCTTGTCAATAGTCGGTCTCGCCACGGCGCCGAAGATTGTCGCCATGCTCGGCGCAAAAGGGGAGTATCTCGAATTCGCCCTTTCCTACATCGGCGCGATCTACAGCGGGGCCGCCTTCTTTATCCTCAATCAGGCCCAGAACGGCATCCTCAGCTCCTCCGGCGACACCAAAAGCTTCCGTAACTTCCTGATCACGGCCTTTCTGCTCAACCTGATCTACGACCCCTGGTTCATCTACGGCGGCCTCGGCCTCCCACCGCTCGGCATCTCCGGCATTGCCTGGGCCACGGTCTGCATCCAGGCAGTCGGCAGCCTCTACCTGTTTCGCAAGGTCCACGCAACCGGCCTGATCTCATGGCGCACCAGGCGCCTTGCTCTCCCCTCTTTCATAGCGTTCCGCCACCTGGCAGCCCTCGGTTTCCCGGCAAGCCTGACCATGCTGACCGTGGCCATCGGCGTGTTCGTTATTACCTGGTTTGTCGGCAGGTACGGTTCCGAAGCTGTTGCGGCATACGGCATCGCCACCCGGATCGAGCAGGTGCTGCTCCTGCCGGTCATGGGGTTAAATGTGGCCACCCTGGCCCTGATCTCCCAGAACAGCGGGGCGCTCCGCTTCGACCGGGTAAAGGAAACCGTGAAATGCGCCCTGAGCCGCGGGCTGATGCTAGTATCTCTAGGTTCGGCTGCGGTTTTTGCCGGGGCCGGAGCCTTGATGGCCCTTTTTTCCAAAGACCCAATGGTGACCGGTACCGGCGCCGTTTATCTGAGGTTTGCCGCCTTTGTCTTCCCGGCCTATGTGGTGCTCTACATCAATTCCTTTGCCCTGCAGGGAATCAGAAGGCCCCAGATCTCGCTGGCACTAGGCGTTTATCGGCAGTTCATCGCGCCGCTGCCGATCTTCTGGCTGCTCTCGAATCATCTGGGGTGGGGGTTGAAAGGGGTCTGGAGTGGGATAGTCCTGATAAACTGGTCGGCAGCGTTGATCTCGCTGGTGGTGATCCGCAAGGTATTCAAAGGTCTGGGAAAGGTTTAG